GATGCGCTCTTCCGGTACCTCGGCGGCCTCGAGCGCCGCGCCGAAGTCCGGCAGCAGGGCGCGACAGTCCTTGCACCAGTCGCCGCCCCAGACCTTGTAGGTCAGGTCGCCGTGGGCGGCGAGCGTGTCGACGGTGTCGTCGTAGGAGGCGGCGTCCCACGTCGGGTTCGGCCGCATGGTTTCGAGACTCATG
This DNA window, taken from Natronococcus sp. CG52, encodes the following:
- a CDS encoding TlpA family protein disulfide reductase, with the protein product MSLETMRPNPTWDAASYDDTVDTLAAHGDLTYKVWGGDWCKDCRALLPDFGAALEAAEVPEERIDEIALDQDKQGPGVDEYDIEYIPTIVVEDDAGEEITRFVEEEDVPPAVWLAEELEAELETETA